GTATATTGGTTGTATCTTGAATAATTCTCTGCCAAAGTGTCTCAAAACCAGCTTGTAAATAAATAACACAGTCATGATTTTGAAGGAGTTTTAGACAGTCGGCTGTTTCCACACAGCCACCACCTGTTGAAATCACTACGTTTTGATGGTGGTATTCCTTTAATGTCGCTGCTTCAATTTTTCTAAACGCTTGCTCGCCATATTGATCAAAGTAAGTCGCAATTGGCATATTAATCTGTTTCGTTATTTCTGCATCTAAATCTATAAAGGGTTTATTCAATGCCTTAGCTAATTGTATGCCGACACTTGTTTTCCCAGCACCCATAAAACCAATTAATATTTCAGCCATCACGCACCTTCCTTTCTAGGCCTGAACGAGTCTAGCAATCTCATCAAAGAAAGTCGGATAACTGATATTTACACAGTCCGCATCTTTCATATGAACCTCGCTTTGTGTTAATAACGCTGCGACTTGCAGCATCATCCCAATGCGATGGTCACCAAAACTATCTACTTCTGCTCCCTGTAATGAACTGCCTCCATGAATAATCATGCCGTCTTCCGTCTCATTAATGTGAGCATTCATCTTGTTTAATTGAGATGCTACCGCATGAATACGATCCGTTTCTTTTACTTTTAATTCTTCAGCATCTTCAATGACTGTATCACCTTCTGCCTGTGTTGCTAGAAGCGCAATGATCGGAATCTCATCAATTAATCGCGGAATCATTTCACCATTAATAGTAGTTGCTTTTAATTGGCTCGTTTGAACACGAATATCCGCACTAATCCCATTTGGACGCATGCTAATGGTTATATTACCACCCATATCTTTAATGACATCGATGATACCTGAACGTGTTTCGTTAATGCCTACATTTTTTAAAAGTAAGTCACTATTTGGTACAATTAAACCGGCAACAAGGAAAAAGGCTGCTGAGGAAATATCACCTGGCACTTCAATGGTTTGTCCTTTAAGTGTTTGTCCACCTTTTAGGCGGATTTCTTTCCCGTTCACATCGATTTGACCGCCGAATTGTTGTAACATTTCTTCTGTGTGGTTACGTGACCGTTCCTTTTCAATAACAACCGTCTCACCTTCAGCCTGCAAGCCAGCTAGGATAATGGCGGATTTCACTTGAGCGCTCGCAACTGGCATCTCATAGCGAATCGCTTGTAGGTGATCAACCGGTTCAATTGTTAGCGGCGGTAATTCGGTCCCTTCATGGCCATGAAGCTTTGCTCCCATTTGGCTTAAAGGCGTAATGACACGTTGCATAGGACGCTTATTTAAATACTGGTCACCTGCTAAAACACTCTTGAAGGGTTGTCCAGCTAAAAGTCCCGCTAACAAACGAATCGTCGTGCCAGAGTTTCCAACATCTAGTAACTCACTTGGAGCAGTGAGTCCATTCATTCCCTTACCTTCTACAACAATTTTCTCACCGTCATCATGAATGGTCGCACCTAACTGACGCATAACTTGAATCGTGCTCAAGCAATCTTCTGCCCGAAGAAAGCCTGTAATTCGAGTTTTACCTTCAGCAATCGCACCTAGCATAATACTACGGTGAGAAATAGACTTGTCGCCTGGTATCGTTAATGTTCCCTTTAGTTGTTTGGCATGGTGAATTAATGGTCTCATTTGTTTACTCCTCTTCTATCCACATATCCGGGTTTTTGCTGTATTCACGATAATCGCTAACTGCTTTTTTCAATTCATCAAAACTATCGTTAGGGAATTTTTCTAAAACAGCTTGAACTAATTCTGTCGCAACAACGGCTTGCGCAATAATACTTGCTGCTGGAACAGCGGTTGTATCGCTTCGTTCAATACTTGCTTGGTATTCTTCTTTTGAATAAATATCAACACTTTGTAGTGGACGGTAAAGCGTTGGAATTGGCTTTTTGACACCTCTAACAATGATTGGCATCCCATTTGTCATACCACCTTCAATACCACCCAAATGATTACTTAAACGGTAAAACCCTTGCTCTGGTGTATAAGCAATTTCATCCATTACTTCACTACCGTAACGTCTACCTACCTCAAAGCCGTCACCAAATTCAACACCTTTGAAAGCATTGATACTGACCATTGCTTGCGCAAGTCTAGCATCAATCTTTTTATCCCATTGAGTGTAACTTCCCAAACCAACTGGCAATCCTTCAGCAATAACTTCAACGACGCCACCTAATGTATTACCAGCTCTCTTCGTTTCATCAATCTTGTCTTTTACTTGTTGTTCTTTATCAGCATCGACCATTTTTACAGGTGATTGGTTAGCACGATCTCTAATTTCAGCTAATGGCATTTGTGACACATCTACTTGCCCTTTAATCCCACCAAGTTCGCAAACATAAGCAACCACTTCAACACCTAGTTGCTCTAATAATTGAGTTGCCACTGCACCAATCGCCACACGCATAGTCGTTTCTCTGGCAGAAGAGCGCTCTAAAACGTTTCTTAAGTCTTTATGGTGGTACTTAATTCCGCCTACTAAATCAGCGTGTCCTGGACGAGGACGGTGAACAACACGACTCTTCTTCTCTTTCTCTTCTTCAACAACTTCTGCACTCATGACACTTTGCCAGTTTTTATAGTCTTTATTGACAACGGATAGGGTCACAGGTGATCCTAAAGTTTTCCCATGGCGTACGCCTGCTGTGACTTGAATTTTATCCGTCTCAATTTTCATACGGTTTCCACGACCGTAACCTTCTTGGCGTTTAGCCAATGCTTGGTTAATTGCTTCAATATCAAATGGCATTCCTGCCGGCAATCCTTCAATTATCGTTGTTAATACTGGTCCATGTGATTCTCCTGCTGTAATAAATCTCAACATATCCATTCCCCTATTCTATCCATTATTTCGATTCTAATATTGAAAGTACATCAGCAACTGGCATCATTTCGCCTGTAAACAGCTGATAATTGAAACTGGCTTGGTAGACTAACATATGAATGCCACCTAACGTCTGACAGCCTCTCTTTTTCGCTTGCTTTAAAAATAATGTTTCTCTTGGTTCGTAAACGATATCGCAAACAAAGCTATTGGGATTTAACCAGTCACTATCCTTTAAAATAGACTGATCTTGATGAGGTGACATCCCAACTGACGTTGTTTGAACAACAATATCTGCTTCCCACAATGCTTGTTTGAGCTGCTCTTCATTCTGCTGATCAAGTAAGTTTATCTTTATAGTTGGATAATCGGCCTCTAATTGCCCGATAACGTCCTTGATGGCTAATGGCCGCTCCAAGCCGCGAGCAATAATTGTCACTTGCTTAGAGCCTTCAACAACTGCTTGCGCAAGAATCACTCTGGCTGTACTGCCTGAACCAAATAAAACAATTTTTTTATCAACTAACTCTTGTCCTTGTGCTTTAACAGATCCCCAAAAGCCCTTGCCATCCGTATTGTAGCCTGCCCACTGATTATTTTCTTTTACAATCATATTGATGGCTTGCACATAACGCGCAACGGGATCCAGTTTACTCACACACTGTAAAGCTTCCACCTTGCCTGGCATGGTCACGTTAATCCCTCTAGCACCAAGCGCTTGTAGCTGTCTTATTCGGTCAACTGTTTCTGATTCACTCGTTTCAAATGCTAGATAAACCATATTTAAGCCAGCATGGTCAAAGCAGTAGTTATAAATCGCTGGTGATTTTGAATGTTTAATAGGCTGTCCAATCACCGCAGCTAGTTCTGTTGTTGCACTAATATCACGAATCGATGTCATATGTTTGCCACTCCTTATCAAACCAGTCTAAGAAATACTGAACATCGTAATGAAATAAATCAGCCTTTCCAAATTCAGTCGGAAAAACAATGGTAATATCTTGATTTCGTCTCTTCTTATCATTAATCATCGCTTTAGCGAGCTCTTGACTGCTATAATGATATTTTTCATTTAGCAAATGATATTGCTTTAGCAAGTGATCAAATGTCTGTTTATAATCATCTGCAAGTTGATTGTCTTTATAAGCCATTTGTAGAAAAACAGACATCCCTTGTGCAATAGCCCGCCCATGGCTGATGTCATAATGGCTGACTTGTTCAAAGGCATGGCCCAATGTATGACCGTAGTTTAACAGTTGTCGTAAGCCATTATCGAACTCATCTTCAAGGACAACTTGTCGCTTCATTTCAACACATACCTTAACCATTTCGATAATATCGTCATCGCTAGCTTGAAGAGGACGCGGACGATTGATCAGAGCCTCCAAAAGACTAGGATTCATAATCATGCCGTACTTAATCAATTCACTACAACCATCCTCAAAAACCGATGGCTCCAAGGTTTGGAACGTATCCACATCGCAAAGCACTACCTTAGGATGATAAAAGGCACCCACTAAATTTTTTCCTTGTGGTAAATCAACGGCCGTTTTACCACCAACTGATGAATCAATTGCTGCAAGAAGTGTTGTCGGGATTTGAATAAAATCAATTCCTCTTAAATATATGCTAGCGACAAAACCAGCTAAGTCCCCAATAACGCCTCCTCCTAAAGCAATCACCATATCTTGTCTTGAAAAGTTATATTCAGCGAGTTTTTGGACCAATCTCACCACATTATCCATTGATTTTTGCGCTTCACCGGCTGGAAAAGCTACCACATGAATTCCAGCGGTAATATCTGATAAGGCTAATTGAAGTTGGTCAACATAGCCATGACTCATAACTGTTTCATCTGTAATAATCATAACGTGCTTATTTTCAACAAAAGCTGCTAAATGGCGGTCAGCCTCTCTTAACAACCCCCTGCCCATTTTGACATCATAGGGCTTATCAACCCCTATATGAACGGTTTCCATGGTGACACCTTCCTCTTCTTAAGCGTGTAGGTCTTTCATAAATGCGTGTAACTTCCATACTTTTTCAGTTAACGCTCTGTATTGTTCTGGGTATAACGATTGATCACCATCACTCGTTGCATTGGCTGGATCGGGATGAGTTTCGATAATTAAGCCATCCGCTCCGGCTGCAACAGCAGCTAGTGACAGAGATTCAATAATATCTCGTCGTCCCGCTGCATGACTTGGGTCAATAACAACTGGTAAATGACTGACTTGTTTGACGACCGCAATAGCCGATAAATCTTGTGTATTTCGCGTTTCTGTTTCAAAGGTTCGAATCCCTCGTTCACAAAGAATAACGTTCTCGTTACCTTCTGACATAATGTATTCTGCACTCATTAACCATTCTTCAATGGTTGCCGACAAACCTCTTTTTAATAGAATGGGTTTATTTGTCTTCCCTAATTCTTTTAGTAAGTCAAAGTTTTGCATATTTCGAGCACCAACTTGAAAAAGGTCAACATCTTCAAATAATTCAATCTGACTGATTGCCATCACTTCCGAAACAATAGGCATATCCAATTTCCCACCAATTTCATGCATCATGTCAAGACCTTCTTTACCTAAAC
This genomic interval from Jeotgalibaca arthritidis contains the following:
- the aroE gene encoding shikimate dehydrogenase, whose protein sequence is MTSIRDISATTELAAVIGQPIKHSKSPAIYNYCFDHAGLNMVYLAFETSESETVDRIRQLQALGARGINVTMPGKVEALQCVSKLDPVARYVQAINMIVKENNQWAGYNTDGKGFWGSVKAQGQELVDKKIVLFGSGSTARVILAQAVVEGSKQVTIIARGLERPLAIKDVIGQLEADYPTIKINLLDQQNEEQLKQALWEADIVVQTTSVGMSPHQDQSILKDSDWLNPNSFVCDIVYEPRETLFLKQAKKRGCQTLGGIHMLVYQASFNYQLFTGEMMPVADVLSILESK
- the aroA gene encoding 3-phosphoshikimate 1-carboxyvinyltransferase is translated as MRPLIHHAKQLKGTLTIPGDKSISHRSIMLGAIAEGKTRITGFLRAEDCLSTIQVMRQLGATIHDDGEKIVVEGKGMNGLTAPSELLDVGNSGTTIRLLAGLLAGQPFKSVLAGDQYLNKRPMQRVITPLSQMGAKLHGHEGTELPPLTIEPVDHLQAIRYEMPVASAQVKSAIILAGLQAEGETVVIEKERSRNHTEEMLQQFGGQIDVNGKEIRLKGGQTLKGQTIEVPGDISSAAFFLVAGLIVPNSDLLLKNVGINETRSGIIDVIKDMGGNITISMRPNGISADIRVQTSQLKATTINGEMIPRLIDEIPIIALLATQAEGDTVIEDAEELKVKETDRIHAVASQLNKMNAHINETEDGMIIHGGSSLQGAEVDSFGDHRIGMMLQVAALLTQSEVHMKDADCVNISYPTFFDEIARLVQA
- the aroB gene encoding 3-dehydroquinate synthase; translated protein: METVHIGVDKPYDVKMGRGLLREADRHLAAFVENKHVMIITDETVMSHGYVDQLQLALSDITAGIHVVAFPAGEAQKSMDNVVRLVQKLAEYNFSRQDMVIALGGGVIGDLAGFVASIYLRGIDFIQIPTTLLAAIDSSVGGKTAVDLPQGKNLVGAFYHPKVVLCDVDTFQTLEPSVFEDGCSELIKYGMIMNPSLLEALINRPRPLQASDDDIIEMVKVCVEMKRQVVLEDEFDNGLRQLLNYGHTLGHAFEQVSHYDISHGRAIAQGMSVFLQMAYKDNQLADDYKQTFDHLLKQYHLLNEKYHYSSQELAKAMINDKKRRNQDITIVFPTEFGKADLFHYDVQYFLDWFDKEWQTYDIDS
- the aroC gene encoding chorismate synthase; this translates as MRFITAGESHGPVLTTIIEGLPAGMPFDIEAINQALAKRQEGYGRGNRMKIETDKIQVTAGVRHGKTLGSPVTLSVVNKDYKNWQSVMSAEVVEEEKEKKSRVVHRPRPGHADLVGGIKYHHKDLRNVLERSSARETTMRVAIGAVATQLLEQLGVEVVAYVCELGGIKGQVDVSQMPLAEIRDRANQSPVKMVDADKEQQVKDKIDETKRAGNTLGGVVEVIAEGLPVGLGSYTQWDKKIDARLAQAMVSINAFKGVEFGDGFEVGRRYGSEVMDEIAYTPEQGFYRLSNHLGGIEGGMTNGMPIIVRGVKKPIPTLYRPLQSVDIYSKEEYQASIERSDTTAVPAASIIAQAVVATELVQAVLEKFPNDSFDELKKAVSDYREYSKNPDMWIEEE
- a CDS encoding shikimate kinase, with protein sequence MAEILIGFMGAGKTSVGIQLAKALNKPFIDLDAEITKQINMPIATYFDQYGEQAFRKIEAATLKEYHHQNVVISTGGGCVETADCLKLLQNHDCVIYLQAGFETLWQRIIQDTTNIRPLAQAKETDTVQALLEKRLSLYEAAASYVIQTDQLSTEEIVSVITDSIDTKKG
- the aroF gene encoding 3-deoxy-7-phosphoheptulonate synthase; this translates as MIITLEETENKLAQLPYKKASRALHPEDSVIDVGNIKIGGGHFAMIGGPCSIETYQQLEETASYVRAAGGNALRGGAFKPRTSPYSFQGLGKEGLDMMHEIGGKLDMPIVSEVMAISQIELFEDVDLFQVGARNMQNFDLLKELGKTNKPILLKRGLSATIEEWLMSAEYIMSEGNENVILCERGIRTFETETRNTQDLSAIAVVKQVSHLPVVIDPSHAAGRRDIIESLSLAAVAAGADGLIIETHPDPANATSDGDQSLYPEQYRALTEKVWKLHAFMKDLHA